In Meriones unguiculatus strain TT.TT164.6M chromosome 17, Bangor_MerUng_6.1, whole genome shotgun sequence, a single window of DNA contains:
- the Chrd gene encoding chordin isoform X6 translates to MDWLVLGELQVALEGAGRPELRISGYITARQSCDVLQSVLCGADALTPVQTGAAGSASFILLGNGSLIYQVQVVGTGSEVVATTLETKPQRKDQRAVLCHMAGLHPGGHMVEGICSGLGARGAHMLLQNELFLNIATKDFPEGELRGHVTALPYSGHSARYDRLPVPLAGALVLPPVRSQAAGHAWLFLDTHCHLHYEILLAGLGGSEQGTVTAHLLGPPGMPGPQRLLKGFYGSEAQGVVKDLEPVLQRHLAQGTASLLVTTKSSPRGELRGQVHITSQCEAGGLRLAAEEVRMSLASNGEAAISTVQPAEAPGPAKHSSPRRLLDPNTCFFEGQQRPHGARWAPNYDPLCSLCTCQRRTVICDPVVCPPPSCPHPVQALDQCCPVCPEKQRSRVLAGLPNVEPGEGCYFDGDRSWRAAGTRWHPVVPPFGLIKCAVCTCKGATGEVHCEKVQCPRLACARPVRANPTDCCKQCPVGSGTHAKLRPMQADGPRGCRFAGQWFPENQSWHPSVPPFGEMSCITCRCGAGVPHCERDDCSGSLSCGSGKESKCCSRCTTQRSASETKTLLELEKEDESS, encoded by the exons ATGGACTGGCTGGTGCTGGGGGAGCTGCAGGTGGCCCTCGAGGGGGCAGGCAGGCCAGAGCTACGCATCAGCGGATACATTACTGCCAGGCAGAGCTGTGATG TCCTTCAAAGCGTCCTTTGTGGGGCCGATGCCCTGACCCCAGTCCAGACGGGTGCTGCTGGCTCAGCCAGCTTCATTCTGCTAGGAAATGGCTCCCTGATCTATCAG GTGCAAGTGGTAGGTACAGGTAGCGAGGTGGTGGCCACGACACTGGAGACCAAGCCTCAGCGGAAGGACCAGCGCGCTGTCCTGTGCCACATGGCTGGGCTTCATCCGGGAGGACACATG GTCGAGGGTATCTGCTCTGGGCTGGGCGCCCGTGGGGCACACATGCTGCTGCAGAATGAGCTGTTCCTGAACATTGCCACCAAGGACTTCCCGGAGGGAGAGCTTCGGGGACATGTGACTGCATTACCCTACAGTGGACACAGCGCCCGCTATGACC GACTACCTGTGCCTCTGGCGGGGGCCCTAGTGCTGCCCCCTGTGCGGAGCCAGGCAGCAGGGCATGCCTGGCTCTTCCTGGATACGCATTGCCACTTACACTATGAGATTCTGCTGGCTGGCCTTGGGGGCTCAGAGCAAGGCACTGTCACCGCCCACCTCCTTGGGCCTCCTGGGATGCCGGGGCCCCAGCGGCTGCTGAAGGGATTCTATGGCTCAGAG GCTCAGGGAGTTGTAAAAGACCTGGAGCCTGTGCTGCAGCGGCACCTGGCGCAGGGCACTGCCTCCCTATTGGTCACCACCAAGAGCAGCCCCAGAGGGGAACTCCGTGGGCAG gtgcACATCACCAGCCAGTGTGAGGCGGGAGGTCTGCGCCTGGCTGCAGAGGAAGTGCGGATGTCCCTGGCTTCAAATGGAGAGGCAGCTATCTCAACCGTGCAGCCTGCTGAAGCCCCAGGACCAGCCAAACATAGCAGCCCCAGGAGGCTCCTAGACCCTAACACATGCTTCTTTGAGGGGCAGCAGCGTCCCCACGGGGCTCGCTGGGCACCCAACTACGATCCACTCTGCTCACTCTGCACCTGCCAG AGACGAACAGTGATCTGTGATCCTGTAGTATGCCCACCACCAAGCTGTCCCCACCCGGTGCAGGCACTGGACCAGTGCTGTCCCGTGTGTCCAG AGAAACAACGGAGCAGAGTCCTCGCTGGGCTACCAAATGTGGAGCCAGGAGAGG GCTGCTATTTTGATGGTGACCGGAGCTGGAGGGCAGCGGGTACCCGATGGCACCCCGTCGTGCCTCCCTTTGGCTTAATTAAGTGTGCTGTCTGCACCTGCAAG GGGGCCACTGGAGAGGTGCATTGTGAGAAGGTACAGTGTCCTCGCCTGGCCTGTGCTCGGCCTGTCCGCGCCAACCCCACTGACTGCTGCAAACAGTGCCCAG TAGGGTCAGGGACCCATGCCAAGCTGAGACCCATGCAGGCTGACGGGCCTCGGGGGTGTCGCTTTGCTGGGCAGTGGTTCCCAGAGAATCAGAGCTGGCACCCATCAGTGCCCCCCTTTGGGGAGATGAGCTGTATTACCTGCAGATGTGGG GCAGGGGTGCCCCACTGTGAGCGGGATGATTGTTCGGGGTCACTGTCCTGCGGCTCAGGGAAGGAGAGTAAATGCTGTTCCCGCTGCACAACCCAAAGGT CAGCCTCTGAGACTAAAACACTTCTAGAGCTGGAGAAAGAAGATGAGAGCTCCTAG